The following proteins are encoded in a genomic region of Drosophila willistoni isolate 14030-0811.24 chromosome 3R, UCI_dwil_1.1, whole genome shotgun sequence:
- the LOC6651516 gene encoding ras-related protein Rab-23, protein MRLIQTATGGTAATVLLGESQYNYTNMREDDIELAIKVVIVGNGGVGKSSMIQRYCKGIFTKDYKKTIGVDFLERQIEIDGEDVRIMLWDTAGQEEFDCITKAYYRGAQASVLVFSTTDRASFEAIKDWKRKVENECNEIPTVIVQNKIDLIEQAVVTADEVETLAKMLNCRLIRTSVKEDINVASVFRYLATKCHQLMTQSYDQASGGTGNQQQSSTHPPYSSTPTISAFSPTFTKSSSGTIVLRPAKKGSGSGSSAARKRKIVLKKCGIL, encoded by the exons ATGCGGCTAATCCAAACAGCAACGGGCGGTACTGCTGCGACTGTTCTATTGGGAGAGTCGCAGTACAACTATACCAACATGCGTGAAGATGACATCGAGTTGGCCATTAAGGTG GTCATCGTAGGCAATGGAGGCGTTGGTAAATCTTCAATGATTCAACGCTACTGCAAAGGAATTTTTACCAAGGATTACAAAAAGACCATTGGAGTGGATTTTTTAGAGCGGCAGATTGAAATCGATGGCGAGGATGTTCGCATTATGCTGTGGGACACAGCCGGGCAGGAGGAATTCGATTGTATAACAAAAGCATACTATAGGGGAGCACAAGCATCCGTGTTGGTCTTCTCCACCACAGATCGTGCTTCATTCGAGGCAATAAAAGACTGGAAGCGAAAGGTTGAGAACGAATGCAATGAGATACCCACAGTGATTGTGCAAAACAAGATAGATCTCATTGAGCAGGCTGTGGTCACTGCCGATGAGGTGGAGACTCTGGCTAAGATGTTAAATTGTCGTCTAATACGAACCTCTGTTAAG GAAGACATCAATGTGGCTTCCGTGTTTAGATATTTGGCCACCAAATGTCATCAGCTGATGACACAGAGCTATGACCAAGCATCTGGTGGCACGGGTAACCAACAGCAATCGTCCACCCATCCGCCCTACAGTAGCACGCCCACAATTAGTGCATTTAGTCCAACATTCACCAAGTCGAGCAGCGGCACAATTGTGTTGCGTCCGGCTAAAAAGGGGAGCGGCAGCGGTTCAAGTGCGGCGCGAAAGCGCAAAATTGTGCTCAAAAAGTGCGGTATATTGTGA